The Pseudodesulfovibrio cashew genomic sequence CCCAACCACGCCGGGCCCACGCCCATGGACGAGCGTCAGGACGCCATCTACGCATTCTCGCGCATGGCCGGGCGGGTTTTCGACATCGGTCTGGCCTCGGACGGCGTGGTCGCCACCGTGGGCGAGGTGCACCCCTCCCCCAACTCGCGCAACGTCATCGCGGGCCACGTCCATTTCACCATCGACATCCGGGGCTGGGACGAGGCCGAGACCGACCGCGTCTGCGAGGAGATCGAGGCGGCCATCAGGGCCAATGCCGAGGCCACGGGCTGCACCGTGGAGATCCGCCAGACCTGGGCCGTGGAGCGCGCACCGTTCCACCCGGAGCTGGTCTCCCTGATCCACCAGGTCGCCGGGGAGCTGGATCTGCCCGCGCTGGACATGGTTTCCGGGGCGTCCCACGACACCGTGTACATCAACCAGTTCGCGCCCAGCGCCATGATCTTCGTGCCCAGCATCGGCGGCCGCAGTCACGCCGAGGTCGAGGAGACCTCCTGGGCCGACTGCGCCGCAGGGGCCGATGTGCTCCTCAACTGCATCCTCAAGACCGCCAACGATCCCGAGAGCGTGACCTACGCCGCTCCGGAGTAAACGACACAATACAGATAAAGAAGGATAGAACATGAGCGAAATCGAATTCGAGAAAATCTACCGTGACGAGGACGTGGACCTGAGCATCCTGGAAGGCAAGACCATCGCCGTCATCGGCTACGGCAGCCAGGGCCGCGCCCAGTCCATGAACATGCGCGAGTCCGGCATGAACATCATCGTCGGCGCGGGCGACCGCACCCGCCACTCCAGCTGGGACAAGGCCGAGGCCGACGGCTTCACGGTCTATCCCATCGAGGAAGCCGTGGAAAAGGCGGACATCGTCCACATCCTGCTCCAGGACCCGGCCCAGCCCTCGGTCTACTACGAGTCCATCCACGGCCACCTCAAGCCCGGCCAGACCCTGAGTTTCGCCCATGGCTTCGCCGTGCTCTACGGCACCATCAAGCCGCCCAAGGACATCGACGTGGTCCTGTTCGTGCCCAACGGCCCCGGCCCGGTCACCCGCCAGAAGTTCAAGGACGGCTCCGGCATCTGGGGCTGTGTCAGCGTGGACCAGGACGTCAGCGGCAACGCCCGTGAGACCGCCCTGGCCATCTCCAAGGCCGTGGGCTCCACCCGTGTCGGCGTGGTGGACATGACCTTTCAGCACGAAACCGAGGGCGACAACTACGAGGAGCAGGTGCTGTACGGCGGAACCATCCACCTGATGCGCACCATGTACAACATCATGGTCAAGAACGGGTACCCCCGCTCCTTTGCCTACGCCAAGGCGATCCGCTCCATCCGCTCCATCATCGACGATATCGACGCCGTGGGCATCGAGGCGTATCTTACCTCCCGGGCGAGCCGAACCTGCGAGTTCGCGGTGCGCCACAGCGGCCCCCGCGTCATCAACGAGGAGGCCATGCAGGAGATCTTCGAGGAAACCGAGCGCGGCATCTTCGCCCGCAACTGGCTCCAGGAGTTCTCCCTGGGCATGCCGACCCTGAACCGCATGCGCCGCACCTGGGCCGACTCCGACATGGAGCAGACCGGCGAAATCTGGCGCGAGAAGTTCGGCAAATAGCAGACTATCCTGGCGGCAGGGGGAAACGACCTCCCCCCTGCCGCCGGCCCATCAAGCAGGCCGACGAATGATACCACGAGGTATTGCATGCCTTATCCCGAAGGATTCCTGAAAAACCGGTCCTCGTACGAGCCCGGAAAATATGCCGTCATCACCACCGAGGGGCGCGTCATCAACGTGGTCCCCGGCATCACGGGCTGCGCCCTGTCCATCCTGGCCTCGCCCAAGCTCGGGGCCAACTTCGTGCAGATGGTCGGCACGGTCTCCACCGAGGGCCGGACGACCATGCCCTACGGCCAGGCCGAAAACATAGAGACGCTCCTCTTCGTCATGGACGGCGAGGGCTCCCTGGACGTCACCGTGGACGGCCAAACCGAGACCCTGACCGCGGGCGGCTACATCTACTCCCCGCCCGGCAAGGGGATCGACTTCGCCTCAAAGGGCGACGCCCCGGTCACCATCCTCCTTTACAAGCAGCGTTTCATCCCCCACCCCGACCCGGCCATGAAACAGCCCTGGGTGGTCTGCGGCTCCATCCGCAAAATCGAGGAGAGCCACTACGACCAGATGGAGAACGTCTTCGTCCGCGACCTGCTGCCGGTTGACGAGGCCTTTGACATGAACTTCCACACCCTCGCCTTCCTGCCCGGCGGCTGCCATCCCTTCGTGGAGACCCACGTCCAGGAGCACGGCATGTACGTCTACCAGGGCCAGGGCCTCTACCTCCTCGACGAGGCCTGGCTGCCCGTCGAGTCCGGCGATTTCATCTGGATCGCCCCCTTCTGCAAGCAGGCCTGCTACGGCACCGGCCTGGAACGCATGGAGTATATCTACTCCAAGGACTGCCACCGCGACGAAGCGATCTAGTCCAGCCTGAAACGACCGCCCCCGCCGCGCCCGAAGACTCGTGCGCGGCGGGGGCGGTTTTTCTTTGGCGAATAACCCGGCCCTGAGTTCGTCCTGGTCTGTCAACGAAACGAGCGAAAGCCCGCGTCATGAATTTCAACCTATTGATCACATGCGCCCCAGCCTTTACCATGCTCCCTGGGTCACGGCCCGGGCTGAACGCACGATTCTCTCTAATTCTTGCCTATTTCTTCAGCTCGGATGTTTTCCTGTTGAATTAGGGGAAGGAATGAGGTCCACATTACTTTGTAGGTAACAAAGATGACCAAACGCCTATTCTATCAACTTTGCTCAACCATCTTATGCCAGTAGCTTAAAATATTGTTGAGCCGGCACTTTGTCATCTGCGATTTTTTCAAGAACGTCATGTATGTAAGGCGTAGACCGAGGCTGTACGATTGCCGAATCCGCGTCACACAATGACCGGACCCACAGCACTTCGCCGGTGATCAGTTGCCGTTTGGCCACGATCCCGGATATACGATAGAAGCAAGTAAACCACCAAAGAAGGAAGGGGTAGACTCATGGCAAAGACACAAGTCTTCTTTACTGATTTTCGGACCAAGGCCTTTGGCGACGGCCTTCCGACCAAATTGAAAAAAATGATAAAGAAGGCGGGGCTCGGCGACATCGAGCTGGAAGGCCGGTTCGCCGCCATCAAGCTGCACTTCGGTGAGCTCGGCAACATCAGCTACCTGCGTCCCAACTACGCCAAGGCCGTGGCGGACGTGGTCAAGGAGCTCGGCGGCAAGCCCTTCCTGACCGACTGCAACACCATGTATCCCGGCAAGCGGAAGAACGCCCTGGAGCACCTGGAGTGCGCCTGGGAAAACGGCTTCACCCCGCTGACCGTTGGCTGTCCGATCCTGATCGGCGACGGCCTCAAGGGCACGGATGATGTCGCTGTTCCCGTACAGGGCGGCGAATACGTAAAGGAAGCCAAGATCGGCCGGGCCGTCATGGACGCTGACGTGTTCATCAGCCTGACCCACTTCAAGGGCCACGAGGTAACCGGCTTCGGCGGGGCCATCAAGAACATCGGCATGGGCTGCGGCTCTCGCGCGGGCAAGGCCGAGCAGCACAGCGACAGCAAGGCGACCATCAACCCCGAGCTGTGCAAGGGGTGCCGCTCCTGCCTCAAGGAGTGCGCCAACAACGCTCTGGACTTCGATGAGGAAGCCAACAAGGCGAGCGTGAACCAGGATAACTGTGTGGGCTGCGGGCGTTGCCTCGGCGCCTGCAACTTTGACGCGATCTCCTTCGGCTTCGACGCGGCGGTCAAGTCACTGAACTGCCGCATGGCGGAATACACCAAGGCCGTTGTGGACGGGCGTCCGCACTTCCACATTTCGCTGGTCGTGGACGTCTCCCCCAACTGCGACTGTCACGGAGAAAACGACGTGCCCATCCTGCCAAACCTCGGCATGTTCGCGTCCTTCGACCCGCTGGCACTGGACCAGGCCTGCGCTGACGCCTGCCTCGCGGCCACCCCGCTTCCGGGCAGCCAGTTGGCTGAAAACATGGCGAAACCGGATTTCAAGGATCATCACGACCACTTCTGCAACTCCACGCCCGAGTCGGAGTGGCAGACCTGCCTGGCTCACGCCGAAAAGATCGGCCTGGGCTCCAGGGAATACGAACTGGTCGTGGTCAAGTAGGCAGAGCAAGCTTTCAGGCCATGGCGTGCGGACCGTTAGCGCTCGCCGGTGGCTGGAAGCCGCTCCGTATAGCCGCTGAATGGAAACGATGGCCCGGACTTGGTCCGGGCCATCTCCTTTTGGTTCAAACAGATACGTTGGGCTACGGCCTGCTGGAGGGCTCTTCACTGTAAAAGTGATCTTCCTACCCGGCCGCAAGGAATGGTTGTGCGATGAAATACAGCCCAAGAAGGCCGATCAGACCACCTGCCAGGCGGCGAAACACTACCCCACCTCGCTGCCATGCCGAATTGGCGAGCAGTTTTTTGACCATGGCGGCGGAACTGCCCGCCACGGCAATGGGGATGCAGTGCCCCATGCCGAAAAGCACGATGAAGAGAACGCCTGTGAGAACTTTCTCCTGTACCGTTATGATGGCGAGAATCGGGGCGATAAAACCAAAAGTGCATGATCCCGACAGGATTCCATAGGCAAGCCCAAGGACAAAAGCGCCGGGTATTCCTTTCACTTTCAGCTTTGCCATCAACCCGCCGGATATGGAGCATTTGGATACGCCAAGCATATCCAGGGCGACCCACAGGAGAATCAACCCCACAACAATGGTCCAGTAAGACCCCACGTCACCGAGCATGCGGCCCAGCAGTGAACAAATCACGCCAATGGCGGCAATGGTGATAAACAGACCTGTGGTAAAGAGAATTGCGTACATCGAGGCTTGTCTTCCCTCGATGATCTTGTCCTGCCCCGCCACATAGCCGACGATGAGCGGGATGGAAGCCAGATGGCAGGGGCTGAACAGAACGCTGACCATGCCCCACAGGAAGCATCCCAACGCACCGAGCAGCGCCCCGCCTGTCATCCACTGATTGATAAGGATGAATATCTGATCCATACAAGATTACTTTACGCCAAGTTCGACCAGTTTCGCCACGAGGCTCTCCTTATCCAGAAAGCCCGTGTGCCGATACTGCTCCTTGCCTTGAGCATCGTAGAAGATCTGCGTGGGGATAGTGTTAACACCATACTTGGCAGCCTGCTCCCGGTGCTCCCAGACGTCGATGAATGCTATTGCGGCCCGGCCCTCATACTCTTCGGACAACTCTTCGATGATGGGCATCATCATCCTGCAAGGGATGCAGGAATGGGCACCGATTTCCACCATGGTGACCATCCCCTTAATCGGCAGATTTTGGGGAGCGCCAGAAATCAAATCCGATGAGGAGACAGATGGCTTCGCTTCCTGCGCCATGCAGGAGGTTGCCGCGAGGGCCATGCTCACCAGGAACAGGCAGCAGACAAAGACCGCAATCTTTTTAGCCATGTATCTATCCTTTGATGCGCTTAGTCGCTTCTGCGACAACGGCATTGATAAGCTCCGGCGAAACCGGGGATTCACCTTTCTTCAGCCCCATCGCCTGCAGTTCGACATGTTCGAATTCCGAAAGACCGGCTTCCTCCAACGTCTTGCTGGCACAGTTCAGGGGACAGCCGTCAATGACGACAATCTGGTCCGCAGCCTCGGTGCTTTTGACGATACCCGAGACCCGGCCACCGATTCCGGCCAGACAGAACATCTTTACCTTACCCTGACGTGACAACTCCCTGGCAGCCTGGTCTGCCACCTCTCCGACATCTGCGGCTCCGGAACAGGAAAACACGAACTTCGGGGCTGCGCCACAGGAACAACTGCAATTGGACATGAGAAGATCTCCTTGTGTGTGATTATTACTTGAACCAGTTGAATTGTATTTTTGCTTGGGAACTCGCCTACGACTTTGACTTCACCGTC encodes the following:
- the ilvC gene encoding ketol-acid reductoisomerase, which produces MSEIEFEKIYRDEDVDLSILEGKTIAVIGYGSQGRAQSMNMRESGMNIIVGAGDRTRHSSWDKAEADGFTVYPIEEAVEKADIVHILLQDPAQPSVYYESIHGHLKPGQTLSFAHGFAVLYGTIKPPKDIDVVLFVPNGPGPVTRQKFKDGSGIWGCVSVDQDVSGNARETALAISKAVGSTRVGVVDMTFQHETEGDNYEEQVLYGGTIHLMRTMYNIMVKNGYPRSFAYAKAIRSIRSIIDDIDAVGIEAYLTSRASRTCEFAVRHSGPRVINEEAMQEIFEETERGIFARNWLQEFSLGMPTLNRMRRTWADSDMEQTGEIWREKFGK
- the allE gene encoding (S)-ureidoglycine aminohydrolase, producing the protein MPYPEGFLKNRSSYEPGKYAVITTEGRVINVVPGITGCALSILASPKLGANFVQMVGTVSTEGRTTMPYGQAENIETLLFVMDGEGSLDVTVDGQTETLTAGGYIYSPPGKGIDFASKGDAPVTILLYKQRFIPHPDPAMKQPWVVCGSIRKIEESHYDQMENVFVRDLLPVDEAFDMNFHTLAFLPGGCHPFVETHVQEHGMYVYQGQGLYLLDEAWLPVESGDFIWIAPFCKQACYGTGLERMEYIYSKDCHRDEAI
- a CDS encoding DUF362 domain-containing protein, with the translated sequence MAKTQVFFTDFRTKAFGDGLPTKLKKMIKKAGLGDIELEGRFAAIKLHFGELGNISYLRPNYAKAVADVVKELGGKPFLTDCNTMYPGKRKNALEHLECAWENGFTPLTVGCPILIGDGLKGTDDVAVPVQGGEYVKEAKIGRAVMDADVFISLTHFKGHEVTGFGGAIKNIGMGCGSRAGKAEQHSDSKATINPELCKGCRSCLKECANNALDFDEEANKASVNQDNCVGCGRCLGACNFDAISFGFDAAVKSLNCRMAEYTKAVVDGRPHFHISLVVDVSPNCDCHGENDVPILPNLGMFASFDPLALDQACADACLAATPLPGSQLAENMAKPDFKDHHDHFCNSTPESEWQTCLAHAEKIGLGSREYELVVVK
- a CDS encoding cytochrome c biogenesis CcdA family protein gives rise to the protein MDQIFILINQWMTGGALLGALGCFLWGMVSVLFSPCHLASIPLIVGYVAGQDKIIEGRQASMYAILFTTGLFITIAAIGVICSLLGRMLGDVGSYWTIVVGLILLWVALDMLGVSKCSISGGLMAKLKVKGIPGAFVLGLAYGILSGSCTFGFIAPILAIITVQEKVLTGVLFIVLFGMGHCIPIAVAGSSAAMVKKLLANSAWQRGGVVFRRLAGGLIGLLGLYFIAQPFLAAG
- a CDS encoding thioredoxin family protein, coding for MAKKIAVFVCCLFLVSMALAATSCMAQEAKPSVSSSDLISGAPQNLPIKGMVTMVEIGAHSCIPCRMMMPIIEELSEEYEGRAAIAFIDVWEHREQAAKYGVNTIPTQIFYDAQGKEQYRHTGFLDKESLVAKLVELGVK
- a CDS encoding putative zinc-binding protein, encoding MSNCSCSCGAAPKFVFSCSGAADVGEVADQAARELSRQGKVKMFCLAGIGGRVSGIVKSTEAADQIVVIDGCPLNCASKTLEEAGLSEFEHVELQAMGLKKGESPVSPELINAVVAEATKRIKG